tgcgagttggaagggaccttagagatcatcgagtccaactcccgggtttcgagccctctgtgtagcgaagtggcacttctactcctgcgccacaggggggattcgaacccgggccctccagtgccgcaggcagcagcttaaaccactgcgccactgggggcacagtAGCTGAGTTTGTCAAAGTACTCTGGTTCTGAAGCATCCCAAGCGCTCCTTACTGTGTTCCCTGGCCGTAGCTGCCTACAGCTCTCTTCCACCTTCCAGAAGCACTCCCTGCATTGCTCACTTGAATTCCCCTTTTCTTCAACCAATCCTATTTCTTTGGTGgggtttctctgctttgctctgttggGATTGTTCAGAGAGAGGACAGTGTGAGTGTTGGCACAGTGGTTACATATTGGGCATAGATAATTAACTAAGTGCAATCCTTCTTAGAAAAGAGCTTTTCATCAACtttagagaaagagaaaattgcTGCAGTTTCATTGTCAGAGTAACTGAGTTGTCTCTATGGGAATATAATTAGTATTAAAATGGTAGATTAATTAAAGTTATTAGCTAGTCTTCACTAATTTTCTGTGTGGATGTatgtgctgcagaaaatgtgCCTTATTTCAAACTAGCATAATCTGCCTCCAGAATGAGTTATTTTAAACACTGTGCAGTAAGGAACAGCAAGGTGTGCTCAGGGAGCAAAACAACAGCAGGTACTTGGAATAATTGCTTCTGTAGGAAAGTCACAATGATCAGTGCCTTCCAGGAATCCATAAGGAATGGCACTGAGCCTTTTTGCTGAACTCTCAGGCTTCAGACTCCTCTCGCCCTCCCAAGCAGCAGTGGGATTTCATGCCTGGTGGAGATAACATGGGCACCAGAGGTCAGATTGACGAGGAGGGCTCATTTCCTAGTAAAGTGTTAGTTGCTTTCTCAACTGGAGGGGATAGTTTTCCTCCATTTGTCTAAGCTAGCTGTCACCTTTGAAATTGCTGTTGATGTATTTCAAACAATGTGATAAGAGGGAGCCAGCCTCAGAGATCAGTGTGGAGGGTAGCGCTGCCATCCCCACACACGCCTGAGCggctgtgagctgctggggatgctccCAATGCAGAGCACCAGctccatcccaacccatccACAGATTCTTCTTCCACAAATTTATCTCTGAGTTTTGAACCTGTGGGGACTTCATCGTGGCATTTCTTCCTTACAGTGCTCCTGGGAAGCCTATTTGCAACCCTTCAGACAATTCTAATCCCTTGTTGCCTGCTCTTCAGGTGCGGTTTGTAAGCAGTACTTGGGTCTTTGGAAAGCTGATGTGTCACGTCAGCCGGTTTGTGCAGTACTGTTCCGTCCATGTGTCTGTACTGACCCTCGCTGCCATCGCTCTGGATCGTCACCAGGTACATGGCACACCTAACAGCTGTGTTTGCTAGAAGGTAGGGAGCTACATGTGTAGCTTTCAAGTTCCAGTTCCTGAAAACCTGAGTTGTCTTGGGAATAAAGGAATTGGGCTCAGGGATTCTGGCTTTCATGTTGCTGGACAGAAACCTGCTTCTTCATGGTGATGGTAGTCAAactagagaggttgtggagttcCTACCCTTGGAGATATCCCTAACCCAACTGgaggcagcccagggcagctTGCAAGTTCTGCTTTCTTGCAATGCTGGAGCCTGCAGTAATGGCTGTTACTGATAAGCACAACAAATGGCACAGAGAAATTAAGTTTAAACAGTAACTGATTCCACTCCAATTGCCTGGGTTGTGCTCCATCTGGTGTTGGAGCATAGATCAtccattcccatcccaaatTGTCGAGCAGTCTGCTCATCCTACAGACACTgcagctcctgaaagaaaatTCTGGTAATGATGCATTTGAATTAGATTCTTTGTTGATGGCCAAGCATGGCTATACATTAAGAAGTGTTTGTTTAGCTACAAGCAAACACAAAGTGTGCTGTTAAATTCAGAGCAGTAAGTTCCTCAGAACTGGAGTTAGCCAGCAGGGGCCAAGGAGATATAAATAGAAGTAAGAAAACATTGccaagcaaagagaaagcagcactTGCCTCTAGAGTTACTGCTAGTCCTGAGAGGTGGCAGAGCAGACGTGCTCCAGGGGAATTAGAGAGGCCTGGTTAAGCATGTATTTataacaagattaaaaaaagcatgcaaaaaatACCAAGGACTTTATCAGCCAAGACATTAAAGGGATGACATGACAGATCTGCTCTCAATTGTTATTTAATTGCATAATATAATCATTTGTAGTCCACCAGAGCTCAGTGCTCATTTGGCTTGTATGACTTCTCAAGTCAAACTGCTAGTAGTGCTGAGTGTGTTTCTCTGCTCAGGGCCCTGGGATGACAGCAGCAGGTCACACTTGCATTGCTCTTTGTGTATTCTGGCCTTTATCATCTCAGAAGTGCAATAAAACCAGATCCTTCTGTCCACCTTGTAACTCTGAGGGGGCAGAGCTGGCACAGCATTTCAAACTGCAGTGTGGGGCTGCTGAAAGAGTGACCAAAACATTGGAAAATGCCCCTCCtcagcagcaaacactgcaCTCCACTGCTCCGTACCCAGTACTGTGGGGACAAGCTGAACATGGAGACCAGGTTTCAAGCTTATTACTGCTGTGTTAGCCCAAGGTTACATTGAGCTGTAAAGTTCTCAAGCACCATGTCATATGGTTGCGCAAGTCCACCAAATGCCAAACGTGAATACCACAGCTGCCATCTGTATTTGAGGTCTGTAGTAAATGAGAGACATTTTGTGCTCCCCATGGTACAAACTAGAACAGACTCTTGGCTTTCAACTTCTACCATGCTTAATGTCCATGCTGAGCGTGCCTTCCTGTCGTGGAAAGCATGCATGCTGTCCAATATCAAATGATGTCAGTTGGATGCAGATAAAATAaaggttcattttcttttctaaaatttGAAGCTCATTTTTATCAGTTGAGGACACTTTAAATCCACTGGACTGGTTGTTCTTTGCAGGTTATCATGCATCCCCTCAAGCCACGTATGTCCATGGTAAAAGGAGGGATTTGCATCATTATCATCTGGGTTATGGCCAGCTGCTTCTCACTGCCTCATGCCATCTATCAGACCTTGGCAAGGTTTTATATTGGGTAAGACATTTACATAGTGCTTTTTTCTATGACACACCCAGTTTAGTCAAGGTCACACAGATTCAAATGCACGTTTCCCTGTCTGAGTTAGTGAAATAGGAGGTATGGGGAAGCAGAGAGGTTTCCCTTGGCTTTGAATGGGCGGTGACTTTCTCTAGGATGGATAATGAAAATCAGTGAAGTTGCTTTCAGGCTCATTGTTGGTTAATGTTGGCTCAGGGATACAGCACAGTTATCTGAGTCAGGCACAGACAGGAGATACTCTTCAGCATTAGAGGGCACAATTGCCAATATggataaatatttcatttatttatttatttatttattctgaggatatgtttaaaatatctgtattgAGGCCAAAGCTCAGGCTTAATGTAGAATTCTCCATCGAAAGAAGCCCTCGCCCATATAACTGAATGAGTTCCCTGCTTGCACCTTTACTGAGATGTCTAAGTGTGTCCTCcatgtgttgtgtgttgtgtggTGGAACtgacagctctttttctttgatcCCAGGAACAGAACAATACGAACAGTTTGCCTCCCCAgcttccctcctcctgctgATCTTTTCTGGAAGTATTTGGACCTGACTACATTTGTTCTCTTGTATGTTTTGCCCTTGCTTGTCATCTCCATTACCTATGCCATGGTGGCTAAGAAGCTCTGGCTGAGAAATGCCATTGGGGATGTCACCATGGAGCAGTACTATGCCCatcagaggaagaagaagatgaCACTGAAGATGCTGATGGTTGTGGTGATTGTGTTTGCAGTGTGCTGGTTCCCTCTGAACTGCTATGTGGTGCTGATCTCCTGCAGGGCCATCCACAGCAGCAATGCTCTGTACTTTGCTTTCCACTGGTTTGCCATGAGCAGCACTTGCTACAATCCCTTCATTTACTGTTGGCTGAATGAGAACTTCAGGTCTGAGCTGAAgtccctgctgtgtgcatgtcGGCGGAGGAGTGCAGCCCAGAGCCATGCCCTGCAGTCCATCTCCCCTCCATTCAGGCCTGCCTGGTTTGAGAGCTGCCGGTACAAGAGAGGTAGCACCTGCCAGAAAACAGCACCATCCCAAAGGAATTCTACCAAGACAGACATATCCAGCGTTCAGCCAATTGTGGCAGAACAGTAACCCCCAGTAACCCCTCACAAACAGGAGCCTCACCAACCTCAGGCAGGGCTGTGTGGCTCCATGCCTGACCCTGAGAGCAGAGGTGCCCTCACCTCCAGGTGCTGGCTGAGCCACAAAGCAGAGTTATCCCATTGGGAGCTGCCAGATCTGGCCTGTTTATTTGCTTCATTTACAGTGCCGACACAGAGCCTGCATCCCAACATGGACCCCAggcatttattttaaggaaCAGAGGGATGCACAGAGAGGCATATGTAAGCATGAGGGGTGGGGAGAGGTGTTCACCCCTGCAGGGTGATTCTCACTTTAACTGTGACAAAAAGAGATCTGTAGGTTCACTGCAGAGGCTGTCAGCTTctcctgcatgctgctgtgaACCTGTTGGGCTGGTAACCTGATTGTAGACTCGGCTTTGGATGGCTGCAATTGTCAAGCGATCTAATGCTAATTGTGCAGGAGAGGAGTTTGCAAGTGGAGTAATGATTAGCTGGCCTGGTAACTGCTAAAATTAATGGTGTGACCTTCTTTCACTGTcaattttgttcattttttgaaTTTTTGGTCACTGACTCAGACCTAAGAATTGCTCCCTGATCTTATCCtattttctgtacaaagaaAGCCGATCTGTCACAAAGCCATTATGTGCACAGATGTCAGTAAGGTAAGGTGAGAGTGAACCCAATGCTTTATGTGACAAAATGAGAacccattattattttttcctgagaaaaagATTATTTGGCTTTATGGGATGGAAAATTGCCTTCCACAGCGTCTTTGCTGACTCTTaaactttccctttttctctttcatttttaatattttcgTGTTGAAAAAGTGGTCCAGTGGTCAATGGGTTTTCTATGGACATCCACATCACAGAAATCTGGTGTAAAGCTGCCCCGTGGATGGCCTAAAATCTCCCAGATTGTGCACCGACAGCCTGGTGTGCAACCACAAAAGGGGATGG
This DNA window, taken from Excalfactoria chinensis isolate bCotChi1 chromosome 4, bCotChi1.hap2, whole genome shotgun sequence, encodes the following:
- the LOC140251583 gene encoding G-protein coupled receptor 83-like yields the protein MSRHTWFPLQYITKPFWRAENHTRTSFLSTQYSFSNQSLFHGDLDLEDLGDFDSGTKYEGESQSRTVQALLIVAYSVIICISLFGNTLVCHVVIKNKRMHSATSLFIVNLAVADVMITILNTPFTLVRFVSSTWVFGKLMCHVSRFVQYCSVHVSVLTLAAIALDRHQVIMHPLKPRMSMVKGGICIIIIWVMASCFSLPHAIYQTLARFYIGNRTIRTVCLPSFPPPADLFWKYLDLTTFVLLYVLPLLVISITYAMVAKKLWLRNAIGDVTMEQYYAHQRKKKMTLKMLMVVVIVFAVCWFPLNCYVVLISCRAIHSSNALYFAFHWFAMSSTCYNPFIYCWLNENFRSELKSLLCACRRRSAAQSHALQSISPPFRPAWFESCRYKRGSTCQKTAPSQRNSTKTDISSVQPIVAEQ